The nucleotide sequence CGACTGTCGCGATTCACCTCCGCTCGCGGCAGGCGAACGTATTGATGTCTCAGGTCTCACTATCGAGGTCTTGAGTGCGCCAGGCCACACAGCGGATTCGATGATGTTCACAGCAGACGTATCGGGCGAACGCGCGCTGTTGACTGGCGACACGATTCTCGGCCGGGGTACGACGGTGCTCGACGCCTACGACGGAGACCTCGGAGCGTACCTAGAAACGCTAGAGCGGATCCTCAATCTAGGGCCAGGCGTCATCGGACTCCCAGGTCACGGGCCAGAAACTGCAGATGTCGCCGCAGTTGCACTCGAGTACAAAGCGCACCGCGAGGAGCGGCTCGAGCAGATCCGGGCAGCTCTCCGAGTTCTCGGAGAGGACGTAACGGCCAGGGAGGTCGTCGAGCACGTCTATTCGGATGTGGGCCAGCACCTGTGGCCCGCGGCCGAAGCCTCGGTCCGGGTGCAGCTGACGTACCTTCGCCAGCGCGCGTGAATCGGACAGCCGTACTAAGCTACCGGATAACGGTAGATCTGGGTGCGGAATGAGTCAGATTGTGGACCCAAGTGCAGAACCCTGCCGGCCAGGCCGGTAGCGACTTCGTCCCGTGGCCTCCGTGGGAGGGCGACGCCGCGGGAGGGGAAGACAACGTGCGGTTCTGCCAGAACGCCATGCGACTACGGAGCGGGGAGTTATGAGTGAGCAGAGCGTGACAACGGAGCGAAATGCGGAGCGCCTGCAGCACGCAATGGATGACCGCGATCCGGCCGGTCCGGGGGACCGCGGACTCTTTGCTGAGCGGCTGGAGGAGCTGTTCCGAAGCGTCCCTGATCCGAGCGGCCGTCGGTATACGGGTTCGGCCATTGCGAGGAAGTCAACTGAGCTGGGCTACAAGCTGGGTGAGTCATATCTGAGCCAGCTGCGGTCAGGGAAGGCGCGTACGCCCTCGTTTCGGACAGTGGAGGGCATCGCCGCGGCCTTCGGTGTGGACGTGCGTTACTTCCTGGAGGATGCGGGCCGACGCCGCAACCGGGAAGACATCGACATGATGCGGCTGCAGGCTGATCGAACGATCCACGAGGCCGCCCACCGCCTGGCGGGGCTCCCCGAATCCTCGATCACGATCGTAAACGAATTGATCAAGGTTCTTCGGGTCCAGCAGGGGCTTCCAGCCGATCCTGCTGCTGGTGCCGATAACGGCGAGGCTGGCCGACCCTAGGCTAGGCTTCACGCAGTCGAAAAATGGCCTGCGAGGGCTGACCGCGCTGGCGCGGTTGGTGCCGTCGCAGGCCATTTGCTGTCTGGGTCAGCGTGCTCGGCGAGCCAGTCGCTCCGAGTCGGAGATGAGGACGCTTTTGCCTTCGAGGCGCAGCCAGCCGCGGTGCGCGAAATCTGCCAGCGCTTTGTTCACGGTTTCACGTGAAGCGCCCACGAGCTGCGCGATCTCTTCCTGAGTAAGGTCGTGCGTCACGCGCAGCGCACCGTTTTCCTGGGTGCCGAAGCGCTGTGCTAGTTGCAACAGTGCCTTCGCTACGCGACCAGGAACATCCGTGAAGATGAGATCAGCCAGGTTGTTGTTGGTGCGGCGCAGCCGCCGCGCCAGAACCCTGAGCAGTTGCTCAGCGATTTCCGGACGCTGCGCGATCCACTCTTTCAGTGCATCGCGGTCCATGCTCACCGCGCGCACCTCAGTGACGGTGGTGGCACTTGATGTCCGGGGACCTGGGTCGAAGATCGAGAGCTCGCCGAACATGTCGGACGGCCCCATGATCGCCAGCAGGTTCTCCCGACCATCCGGCGAGCGGCGCCCAATCTTCACTTTTCCGTTGACGATGATGTACAGACGGTCGCCTGGCTCGCCCTCATTGAAGATGACGTGCTGACGTGGGAAGTCCACAGGCTGCAGCTGCTGTGCGAGCGCAGCAACGGCTGAGGGGTCTACTCCCTGAAAGATTCCGGCTCTGGCCAGGACCTCGTCCACATGGGCTCCTTCGGGAACTCGTTCGGCGCCGACACTGTTCATGCGACGGCATCAAGCAGTTTGCGGGCACAGCGCACCGTCACCGGTCCTGCGCCCACACTCACTGTAGTGGTATGCGTCACACCTTGTCTCTCTCTTCGGGGGGAATGTTGCCGATCCGCCCGATGCAACGCGATGCAACGTGTGGCACGAACCACTTGTTACCTTCTGATTCTGCACAATGTGAGCCCCGAATACCAAGCTGGCAGCTCGGATCACGCTGCCGAAGACCGGAAATCGTCCGCATCAGGCGATTGCGCGCGGTCTTCTTGCGCAGGAAGGGATCCCACGGCAGACCGTGCGCCTGCATCCGAATCCTCAGCGCGTGGCCCCTCCGATGGGCGGTTGCACAGGAAGTGCTCGATCCGGTCGAGCCCCATCGAGAGGAACATCAGCAGCACAGGGATCAATAGCACCGCTAGCCCTTGCATGTGCTTAGTTAACCCTGAAAATATCTCAGAACGGCAACGAACGCGCAGTCGATTAGATGTCCCTTTGACTACCACTCCGTACCCTGGAGTGGTGTCTAAGCCCGCCACACTGTCGTCATCTAATGCCGCTAACGATCCAGTGACCCCGCCCGCGGACCCCCAGGCAGACAAGAAATCCGTGCGCTCGCCGCGCCCACGGCGCCGCGCGGCACGCCGCGGAGAAGAGACTCGCCTCGGGCTGGTGCGCCGTGCCCGGCGGATGAACCGCACTCTGTCCGAAGCCTTTCCAGAAGTGTGGTGTGAGCTGGACTTTCAGACACCGCTGGAGCTCGCGGTCGCGACCATATTGTCGGCCCAGTGCACTGATAAACGCGTAAACGAAGTCACCCCGGCCTTGTTTGCCCGGTATCAGTCAGCACGTGACTATGCAGAAGCGAGCCGGACGGAGCTCGAAGAGTTCATCCGCCCCACCGGCTTCTACCGCAACAAAGCGACCTCATTGATGGGGCTGGGGCAGGGGCTCGTCGAAAAGTTCGACGGTGAGGTTCCCCACACACTCGATGAGCTCGTCACCCTGCCCGGTGTGGGGAGGAAGACAGCTAATGTCATTCTCGGCAACGCTTTCGGCGTTCCGGGTCTTACTGTCGACACTCATTTTGGCCGTTTGGTTCGGCGCTGGGGGTGGACGGCCGAAACTGATCCGGTGAAGGTTGAATTCGCAGTTGCTGACTTGATCGAGAAGAAAGAGTGGACACTGCTATCCCACCGCGTGATCTTTCACGGCCGCCGCGTGTGTCATGCCCGTAGGCCCGCATGTGGCGCCTGCGTGCTGGCGCGTGATTGCCCATCCTTTGGGGAAGGGCCGACCGATTTGGAGGAAGCGGCAGCCCTAGTGCGCGGACCTGAGACCGAACACCTCGTGGCGCTCGCGCGGAAAGGCGTTTCGTGACCCCTGGACGTCGCGGGGCGGTTGCAGCGCTCGTGGTTGTGGTGGCGCTGATTGTCGCAATCTGGCCGCGTAGCGGTGAAGACGAGGTGGCGGTCAGTGTGATGCCTGGAACTGCGACGGAACAGCCTGAACGCCGGGATCAAGACACCCCTGAAGCGCTCGCGGGTCCTCGGCTGGATGCGAACTTGATGCCGTGCCCGGAGCCTGTGGCGAGCCCTCCAGCGCGATGGCCGGCTGGCAGCGCGCTCGAAATTCTGGCCGGGCTTCAGCTGGGTTGTCTCAGCGATGGCACCCGCGTTGACCTCAGTAGCGTGCTCGCTGGCAAACCCGCCGTGATCAATGTGTGGGCCTACTGGTGCGCGCCCTGCGCGGAGGAACTACCGGCCCTCCAGGAGTACGCGGACAGCGTTGGTGATTCGGTCACCGTGCTGACGGTTCATCGCGATCCGAATGAGCGCAACGCATTGCTGAAACTCACAGAGTATGGGGTGGATCTCCCCGGGGTACAGGACGGAAGTGGCACAGTCGCCGGGCTACTTGGTGCGCCCAACGTCCTCCCCGTCACTATCGTGCTGCGCGCAGATGGCACGCTGGCAAGGATTCTCGCGGTGCCATTTACGAGTGCGAGTGAGATCGCGGACGCGGTGACTGAGGCGCTAGGGGGAGCACAGTGAGTTCGGGGAGCACAGGGCGCTCTTGGGGTGCGGAGCCGGGGATCCAGCTTGGCGAGCCACCCGAGTGGCTGCGGAAAGTTTGTCAGATGTCTATGGATGCGCACCCTCGGTTGATGCTGAGCGCTCCTGACGACGTCACACCGCGCCACGCCGCCGTTCTCATGCTTTTCGCGGGGCCCGAGAAGGCCGACCCAGTCACGCCTGGCGGGCTGCCGGACGGCGCCGACGTCCTCCTCACCCAGCGCGCATCGACGATGCGTCAGCATCGTGGACAGGTAGCGTTCCCGGGGGGCGCTGCCGACGAGGAAGACGGGAATCCAATCGTCACTGCGTTACGCGAGGCACAGGAAGAGACTGGGCTCGACCCGGTCGGCGTTCGGCCCCTTGTGCTTCTGCCGCGGATATACATTCCACCGTCGGGCTTCGATGTGACACCTGTCCTTGCGTACTGGCCAAAACCTAGTCCCGTATCGGTAGTCGACCCCAGCGAAGCGTCTCGGGTAGCCCGGGTTCCGGTACACGAATTGATCGAGCCTGAAAACAGGTTTGTGCTCCGCCACGCCGAGTTCGGCTATGAGTCACCAGCCTTCTTGACAGACGGCATGCTTATCTGGGGTTTTACGGCGGGCTTACTTGCCGGAATGCTGACGGTGTCAGGGTGGGAGAAACCCTGGGATGAATCAGATGTGAGAGACATGGAAACGACTCTCGCTGAATACGGCATGGAGGTACGCGGCAGGTGACGGGTTCACAGTGGATCGACCTGATCCTGCTGATCGGTGTCTTGCTCGCCGCGATATCCGGGTGGCGCCATGGTGCGCTGGCTTCCGGTCTTGCATTCGTCGGGGTGGTGCTCGGTGCGATCTTCGGCATCATGCTCGCCCCACACGTCATTGTGTTCATTGATGATCAGGTCGGACGGTTGTTGCTCGGCATCACCCTGATCGTCATCCTCGTTGTTATCGGCGAGGTGTGCGGAATGGTGGTCGGGCGCACGGCGCGCGGTTTGTTGCGCGCGAAGCTGCTGCACCTGATCGACAGTATGGTCGGTGCGATCTTCCAGGCTATCGCCATCCTTGTCGCCGCTTACCTGCTTGCGGTGCCGTTGTCGGCATCGGGGCGGCCCGACGTGGCGGCAGCGGTGCGCGGTTCCGCTGTCTTGACCGAAGTGGACACAGTCGCACCGCCATGGCTGAGGGACATTCCGCGCGAGTTTGCCGCACTCATTGATACGTCCGGTCTCCCTGACGTCCTCGGGCCGTTCGCGCGCACGCCCGTCTCACCGGTCGACCCGCCAGATGGTGACCTCGCGTACGCGCCGGTTGTGACCGAGGTGCAGCGCAGCATTCCGCGGGTGCGAGGGACGGCGCAGTCCTGCCTCAAATCCCTGGAAGGCAGCGGCATCATCATCGCTCCTGAACTTGTCATGACGAACGCGCACGTTGTGGCAGGTACAGAGGGCGTGACCATCGAAACGCTGGACGGAGTCTTTGATGCCTCCGTTGTCATCTTTGACCCCAGTGTGGATATTGCTGTTCTTCGGGTGCCCGGTTTACCGGGGGCGCCGTTGTCCTTCGTCGATGACCTCGTGCCGCGCGGCACAGACGCAATCGTCGTCGGTTATCCAGGGGGCGGGCCATACACCGCCAACTCAGTGCGCGTCCGGGATGTCCTTGACCTGACCGGTCCCGATATCTACCAGCGCAGCACCGTCAACCGTGAGGTGTACACGGTGCGGGGGACTATCCGGCAGGGTAACTCCGGCGGGCCACTCATCACATCCGACGGGACTGCCCTCGGTGTTGTGTTCGGTGCGGCATCCGATGACCCTGAAACCGGCTTCGTCCTGACCAACAGGGAGGTCGCGCCGCACCTGAACGCAGCGATGTCAGCCTTCAGTGCCGTAGGGACTGGGGCGTGCGTGTGATTCGGCGAATTTGATGATCTGCTCACTCACCTGGTGTGGGGCCTCTTCGTGGACGAAGTGGCCCGCCCCGTACACCATGTGCAGTTCGCGCCGCGGCGCCCACTTCCTGTCCCGGTAGAGCGTCCCTGCGAGGATGAACGGGTCAGCGGAGCCGTGAATCTGAAGGACCGGTACGTGCACCACCCGATTCATGGCTTTGAAGAATCTACGACCCTCCGGGCGGAACTGGCTGCGGAAAGCCCACCGGTGGTACTCAAGCGCACAATGCGCAGCGCCGGGAATCTGCACCGCCATACGCGCGTGTTGCGCGACCTCGCGGAACTCGTCTGAACGAAGCCATGCAGCGCCACCGCGGGCGCGCAAGATCTCCTCCGCGCGCTGGCCGTCGTCGCGCACCAGCGCGCGTTCTGGCAGCCACGGAAGCTGGAAGGGGAGTAGGGCGCGCAGCAACGCTCTGCGCTGATAGGGGTCACGTTGTGCGGCCCGCTTCACCGACATGGGGTGCGGAGAACTGATCACCGCGATCGATGCGACCTGACGGGGGTGGAGATTCGCCGTCGCCCAGCAGACGAGACCGCCCTCGGCATGCCCGACGAGCGTCGCCCGGTTAAGACCCAGAGCGCGGATCAAACTCGAAGCATCTCCGGCTAGCGTCCAACCGTCGTAGCCACGGGGTGGTTTGTCTGTGTCACCGTAGCCGCGAAGGTCGACGGCGATGGCTCTGATACCAGCGTCGGAAAGGGCACGGAGCTGATGGCGCCACGTCCACCAGAATTCACCAAAGCCGTGTAAGAACAGCACAGTCGGTGCTTCCGGATCCGCTGGCCCTGCCTCTGCGATGTGGAATCGTATCCCGTTGGCATGGACATCTCGATGTGTCCACGGTCCGTCGAATCGGACACGCGACGGATCGGGCGCAACCATCCGTGGCCCTCCAATAGTGTTATGAGTCTTGGCTCTTCAGCCTATTCAATACGTTTCGCTGCCGTCAGTTGACGGTCCACGCTGCTGCTGGCGCTGCCCGGAAGCACTTCCGACAACCCCTTGACTGATTCAATCGTATGCTCAGGTTTCCTTATCGCCCGGACCCGCAAATAGCCGAGCAACCCGAACACGGCTGCGGCGAGGACCATGATGCCGAAGACGATCAGGAACGCCGCCCAGCGGGAAACCCAAGTGTCG is from Hoyosella subflava DQS3-9A1 and encodes:
- a CDS encoding MBL fold metallo-hydrolase, giving the protein MTLEHPAYGAIREVSAFASVALAENPGYMTLDGTNTWILRAPDSPGCVIVDPGPDDEAHLRRVASAGPVDLVLITHRHIDHTEGIDSLARLVQAPVRGLRPDDCRDSPPLAAGERIDVSGLTIEVLSAPGHTADSMMFTADVSGERALLTGDTILGRGTTVLDAYDGDLGAYLETLERILNLGPGVIGLPGHGPETADVAAVALEYKAHREERLEQIRAALRVLGEDVTAREVVEHVYSDVGQHLWPAAEASVRVQLTYLRQRA
- a CDS encoding helix-turn-helix domain-containing protein, with protein sequence MDDRDPAGPGDRGLFAERLEELFRSVPDPSGRRYTGSAIARKSTELGYKLGESYLSQLRSGKARTPSFRTVEGIAAAFGVDVRYFLEDAGRRRNREDIDMMRLQADRTIHEAAHRLAGLPESSITIVNELIKVLRVQQGLPADPAAGADNGEAGRP
- a CDS encoding Crp/Fnr family transcriptional regulator, translated to MDEVLARAGIFQGVDPSAVAALAQQLQPVDFPRQHVIFNEGEPGDRLYIIVNGKVKIGRRSPDGRENLLAIMGPSDMFGELSIFDPGPRTSSATTVTEVRAVSMDRDALKEWIAQRPEIAEQLLRVLARRLRRTNNNLADLIFTDVPGRVAKALLQLAQRFGTQENGALRVTHDLTQEEIAQLVGASRETVNKALADFAHRGWLRLEGKSVLISDSERLARRAR
- the nth gene encoding endonuclease III, translating into MNRTLSEAFPEVWCELDFQTPLELAVATILSAQCTDKRVNEVTPALFARYQSARDYAEASRTELEEFIRPTGFYRNKATSLMGLGQGLVEKFDGEVPHTLDELVTLPGVGRKTANVILGNAFGVPGLTVDTHFGRLVRRWGWTAETDPVKVEFAVADLIEKKEWTLLSHRVIFHGRRVCHARRPACGACVLARDCPSFGEGPTDLEEAAALVRGPETEHLVALARKGVS
- a CDS encoding TlpA family protein disulfide reductase, which produces MTPGRRGAVAALVVVVALIVAIWPRSGEDEVAVSVMPGTATEQPERRDQDTPEALAGPRLDANLMPCPEPVASPPARWPAGSALEILAGLQLGCLSDGTRVDLSSVLAGKPAVINVWAYWCAPCAEELPALQEYADSVGDSVTVLTVHRDPNERNALLKLTEYGVDLPGVQDGSGTVAGLLGAPNVLPVTIVLRADGTLARILAVPFTSASEIADAVTEALGGAQ
- a CDS encoding NUDIX hydrolase, which encodes MLSAPDDVTPRHAAVLMLFAGPEKADPVTPGGLPDGADVLLTQRASTMRQHRGQVAFPGGAADEEDGNPIVTALREAQEETGLDPVGVRPLVLLPRIYIPPSGFDVTPVLAYWPKPSPVSVVDPSEASRVARVPVHELIEPENRFVLRHAEFGYESPAFLTDGMLIWGFTAGLLAGMLTVSGWEKPWDESDVRDMETTLAEYGMEVRGR
- a CDS encoding MarP family serine protease, which gives rise to MTGSQWIDLILLIGVLLAAISGWRHGALASGLAFVGVVLGAIFGIMLAPHVIVFIDDQVGRLLLGITLIVILVVIGEVCGMVVGRTARGLLRAKLLHLIDSMVGAIFQAIAILVAAYLLAVPLSASGRPDVAAAVRGSAVLTEVDTVAPPWLRDIPREFAALIDTSGLPDVLGPFARTPVSPVDPPDGDLAYAPVVTEVQRSIPRVRGTAQSCLKSLEGSGIIIAPELVMTNAHVVAGTEGVTIETLDGVFDASVVIFDPSVDIAVLRVPGLPGAPLSFVDDLVPRGTDAIVVGYPGGGPYTANSVRVRDVLDLTGPDIYQRSTVNREVYTVRGTIRQGNSGGPLITSDGTALGVVFGAASDDPETGFVLTNREVAPHLNAAMSAFSAVGTGACV
- a CDS encoding alpha/beta fold hydrolase — translated: MVAPDPSRVRFDGPWTHRDVHANGIRFHIAEAGPADPEAPTVLFLHGFGEFWWTWRHQLRALSDAGIRAIAVDLRGYGDTDKPPRGYDGWTLAGDASSLIRALGLNRATLVGHAEGGLVCWATANLHPRQVASIAVISSPHPMSVKRAAQRDPYQRRALLRALLPFQLPWLPERALVRDDGQRAEEILRARGGAAWLRSDEFREVAQHARMAVQIPGAAHCALEYHRWAFRSQFRPEGRRFFKAMNRVVHVPVLQIHGSADPFILAGTLYRDRKWAPRRELHMVYGAGHFVHEEAPHQVSEQIIKFAESHARPSPYGTEG